The Nitrospirota bacterium genome contains a region encoding:
- a CDS encoding Rrf2 family transcriptional regulator translates to MKVSLRATYGIMAAVDLAMHFGAAPVQAKSIARRQAIPARFLEQVLYGMKKAGLVSSLRGAQGGYILSKKPSDVSVVEILEALDGPLLPLRGRADRAEARRLNKQELLLGKVWEQVYRAERGVLEAISVEELAGQQRLLEQERSLMYHI, encoded by the coding sequence ATGAAGGTATCTCTCAGGGCAACCTATGGAATCATGGCGGCAGTCGATTTAGCGATGCATTTTGGGGCTGCACCAGTCCAGGCAAAATCGATCGCACGACGACAGGCAATTCCTGCTCGCTTTCTTGAACAGGTCCTTTACGGGATGAAGAAGGCCGGTTTAGTATCGAGCCTTCGCGGCGCGCAGGGGGGGTACATACTTTCAAAGAAACCCTCCGATGTATCAGTCGTCGAGATTCTTGAAGCGCTCGACGGTCCGCTCCTGCCATTAAGAGGTAGAGCTGACCGGGCAGAAGCGCGACGACTGAACAAACAGGAACTGTTACTTGGGAAGGTATGGGAGCAGGTCTATCGAGCTGAGCGAGGAGTGCTCGAAGCCATAAGCGTGGAAGAACTAGCCGGGCAGCAACGGTTGCTCGAACAAGAGCGATCGTTGATGTACCACATATGA
- a CDS encoding 4a-hydroxytetrahydrobiopterin dehydratase: MGLADNKCIPCRGGVPPVPPDRAQTLLKELGRGWSLNGQGHLERLYTFADFAQALAYVNRVGAVAEAEGHHPDLYLAWGKCKIEIWTHKIDGLTESDFYLAAKADREFEPFRAVAD; encoded by the coding sequence ATGGGCCTTGCTGACAACAAATGTATCCCCTGCCGCGGCGGGGTGCCACCGGTTCCGCCCGATCGTGCTCAGACTCTATTGAAAGAGCTTGGCCGTGGATGGTCATTGAATGGACAAGGACATCTGGAACGGCTCTACACATTCGCCGACTTTGCTCAAGCGTTAGCCTACGTGAACAGGGTGGGAGCCGTGGCAGAAGCGGAGGGGCACCATCCTGATCTCTATCTCGCCTGGGGCAAGTGCAAGATCGAGATCTGGACACACAAGATCGACGGTCTGACGGAGAGCGATTTTTACTTGGCAGCCAAAGCCGATCGGGAGTTTGAGCCGTTTCGCGCGGTGGCTGACTAA